The following is a genomic window from Photobacterium sp. GJ3.
CTCCAGCATCAGGTAGTAGGCATCCATCGCATAATGGGTCGACTGTTCCGAGAAGAAGCGGCGTTTGCCGTCCACACTCAACAGCTGCGTATGCGGATACTCACAGGAATAGGCCTCCAGCAGGATTGCTTTCAGGACCGATTTGTAAGGTGAATCGATGCTTTTATACAGATGCCACAAGCTGGAGCCGAAATACTCTTCCGCCGGAATGCGGCACAGGCCGCCGAAATCAATCCACTCATCCCGGTTGATATAGCCATCTTCCGCCAGATAAGCCACGTATTCGTCGTAGCATTCTTCCATTTCCGGCGGCACCAGATACCACAGGAAACGTTGCCCGGCGAGATGCACCGCCGAACGGTAAAATTCGTCTAACAGCAACAGATGCTGACTGGAGCCGCAGTTATCGCCGCTCAGAGCCTCTGAGCGATTATGGCGGAAGCGGTTGTCATCGATCAGAAAAAAGTTGGCTTCGACACCATAGGACATGGCCCAGGCCGAGACGGCCTTACACTTGTTGAGCAGCGCTTCACGCTCTTCGAGCGGCATCCGGGTGCGAATACAGACCCAGATATCCAGATCACTGGTCAGACTCTGACCCAGCGACGAGGTACTGCCCATAGCATACAGGCCTAGGATATCACCAGCGGCCGCTTCGACATCACCCGTCAGTGCGGTGCGATCAAGATTGAAGTATTCACAGGCCAGGGACATCTGGCGATCGGAAGGGAAATAAGCAGAAATACCTTGAGGTACCTCGGCATTCTGGTAGCCAGGTAAATCCGGATGATTCACATGCAATAGCACTGGCAACAGGCTGAACACCTGTTCGGACTGTGCATTCATGGCAAGCCGGGCACGCTCGACCCGACGCTGGTTATGTTTATCCAGCCTGCCAATTAACGAATTAATATAATTTTGCAAATTACTCTTCCAAGAGCTACCAGCATCCAGCGCGGCCCGAATCTTGTCATTGTTCGAGCAATCGGCGCGCCATTCGTGAGCAAAAACGTGATCAATCTAACAGTTTTCCGGCTATCCGTAAAGTCTGTATGGTTTATGCAAACTGCGCAAGCGGCACTGGGTGGACAAGTCCGTTCAATATGACCTCAAAATAGTACAATGAGAAAAAATCGCCAGCACCCCAGACTTTGGAAGCCAGATCACATACATTAATGTGATCCAGATCGCGATTGTGATGTCACAGAACAGGACAAAAGCGCTTCACCGCACTAGGCACAACATCGACATTACCTTCCCTGTGCCGGAGTGGTACGATTAGTGGAAATAAACCATATTTAAAGCAATTAGATGGACTCCTATTTATGACTGAGAAGCCTATCCGGATCGCCACCCGTAAAAGCCCGCTCGCACTGTGGCAGGCCGAGTATGTTAAAGCGGCACTGGAATCAGCGCACCCGGGAATCGTGGTGGAACTGGTTCCTATGGTCACCAAAGGTGACATCATTCTGGACACCCCACTGGCCAAAGTGGGCGGCAAAGGCTTGTTCGTCAAAGAACTGGAGCAGGCCATGCTGGAAAACCGGGCTGATATCGCGGTGCATTCCATGAAAGACGTGCCCGTCGAATTCCCGGAAGGTTTAGGTCTGGTTACCATTTGTGAGCGTGAAGATCCGCGGGACGCTTTTGTCTCCAACCACTATGCCCATGTCGATGAATTACCCCAGGGTGCAATCGTCGGCACCTCCAGCCTGCGCCGTCAGTGTCAATTGCTGGCCCGCCGCCCGGATTTACAGATCAAAACACTGCGCGGCAACGTTGCCACCCGCCTGCGTAAACTCGACGATGGCGAGTATGACGCCATCGTTCTGGCCTGCGCTGGCCTGAAACGTCTGAAAATGGAAGATCGCATTCGCTGCGCGCTCGAGCCTGAAGTCAGTCTTCCAGCTGTCGGTCAAGGTGCCGTGGGCATCGAATGCCGTCTGGATGATACCCGTATCCGCTCGCTGCTGGATGTCCTTAGCGACGAGACCACTACCACCCGCGTTCTGTGTGAACGTGCGATGAACAATCGCCTGGAAGGTGGCTGTCAGGTGCCGATTGGCAGCTATGCAGAACTGGAAGGCGATCAGGTCTGGTTGCGTGCACTGGTTGGCGAACCGGATGGCACCCAGATTGTTGCCGGTGAAATTCGCGGCCCGATTGCCGATGCAGAAGCGCTGGGCACTCAGTTGGCAGAAGAACTGCTGACTCGCGGCGCCCGTGACATTCTGACCCGACTGTACGACGAAGCCGAATGACGGTTCTGATCACCCGGCCAGCCCCCAAAGGGGATGCGCTGGCGTCTGCACTGGCCGAACGGGGCATTGCATCGCTGGTGCAACCGCTGCTGACCATCGCACCGGGCAGCGGCCTGCCACGACTGGGTGATCAACTTGCTGCGTTGCAAGAAGGAGACTGTGTGATTGCTGTCAGCACCCATGCGGTAAAAATGGCGCATACTTATCTGACAGAACAACACATTAGTTGGCCAGAAGGCGTGCATTATCTTGCCGTGGGCCAGCAGACAGCTGAAGTCTTTGCCCAAGCCTGCGGCCAAATGGTGGCAGCACCGCAGCGAGAAGACAGTGAAGGCCTGCTGGCCCTGCCGGAACTGGCACAGCCTGCACAGCACAAAGTGTTGATTCTGCGCGGCAACGGCGGCCGTGAACTGATTTTCGAGACGCTGGTCGAACGACAGGCCAGCGTCTCCTATTGTGAAACCTATGCGCGACACTGGCTGGCACTCAAGGGTGACACACTGTACCCGGAATGGCAGCAACAAGGCGTCGACACACTGGTTGTCACCAGCGGCCAGCAACTGGCGTATCTGGTCCGGCTCCTGCCGGTTCAGGCCCGTGACTGGCTCTATGGTTGTCGGTTGCTGGTGCCCAGTGAGCGTATTGAAACAGAAGCCAGGGACATCGGCTTTCGCCACGTAACCATGGTAGGCAGTGCCAGTAATGCTGCATTGCTTACTGCCCTAAGTA
Proteins encoded in this region:
- a CDS encoding uroporphyrinogen-III synthase; protein product: MTVLITRPAPKGDALASALAERGIASLVQPLLTIAPGSGLPRLGDQLAALQEGDCVIAVSTHAVKMAHTYLTEQHISWPEGVHYLAVGQQTAEVFAQACGQMVAAPQREDSEGLLALPELAQPAQHKVLILRGNGGRELIFETLVERQASVSYCETYARHWLALKGDTLYPEWQQQGVDTLVVTSGQQLAYLVRLLPVQARDWLYGCRLLVPSERIETEARDIGFRHVTMVGSASNAALLTALSTTGITG
- the hemC gene encoding hydroxymethylbilane synthase; this encodes MTEKPIRIATRKSPLALWQAEYVKAALESAHPGIVVELVPMVTKGDIILDTPLAKVGGKGLFVKELEQAMLENRADIAVHSMKDVPVEFPEGLGLVTICEREDPRDAFVSNHYAHVDELPQGAIVGTSSLRRQCQLLARRPDLQIKTLRGNVATRLRKLDDGEYDAIVLACAGLKRLKMEDRIRCALEPEVSLPAVGQGAVGIECRLDDTRIRSLLDVLSDETTTTRVLCERAMNNRLEGGCQVPIGSYAELEGDQVWLRALVGEPDGTQIVAGEIRGPIADAEALGTQLAEELLTRGARDILTRLYDEAE